The genomic stretch GTATCGGGCATACGACGAAGATAATGGCGAAGAAAAATCCCTTCATGTGATAGCCGATTTGTCCGAAGAGCAAAAAGAGGCTATTGGCCAAAAGTTTTACGGCTATGTTGACAGCGACGGCTTTTATTTTTTGCAATACATAGTTCAATGCAAGAACAACCAACCATTCCAATGGGGATATTATCCGCCATACGAGTTTAAGGTGTTAATTTACTTGCCCGAGGATGACAAGTTTGTCGCAAGCCAACAAAGCTATACAAGATACGCTTTTAGCAGCTATTATCATGTGGAAGTGGCGGACGATGGAGTCCAAGTCAATATAACCCAAGTGACAAAAAATTACGACCATACCAAAGAAATCCTTAACCTTTTGGCCAGGATTGCCTTAACCATTGCCATTGAGATTGGCCTTGCGTTCGCTTTCAGGTATGGCTCAAAAAAACATCAGCTTATAATAGGCGCGACCAATTTGGTCACCCAAATAGGGCTTAATATTATTTTGAATGTTACAAACTATACAAGCGGGGCGCTCGCTTTTTTGATAATGTTTTTTATGCTGGAAGTTGTTGTATTTGTCGCCGAGGCGATAATTTACGCTATCGCCTTCCCTAAGATAGAAAAAACGCAAGGCAAAACGGTTTTTAATTTTATTAAGCCTATATTATACGCCTTAGCCGCCAACGCCCTTTCTTTTGGCGTAGGATTTTTTGTTTCCACTTATATGTTTTAGGAATAATCTTTTGATATGGCAATCATGATATAGCAATCAAAAAAGCCTTGTCTTGTTGTATTTTAATAATAATTCTTGTATTAAAACCCCAAGGCTTTTTATAAAAAAATCAGTATTTAATAAAGTCCGTTAAATTTTGTTCTTTTTTTCGTGTTATGGTATAATGACAAATATGAAACTTGACCCAAAAAGCGCGCTTTGGACCGACCCTTTGGTGCTGGCGTGGATAGGCGACGCGTATTTTACTTTGGCTGTGAGGGAATGGCTGGTCAGCCATAGCGAAGCAGGTTCGGGCGCGTTGCATGCCAAAATGAAGTCGTATATAAGCGCGGCGGCGCAAGCGCGGACTTGGGAGAGGATATACGATTTTTTGACCGACGAGGAAAAAGATTTGGGGCGGCGCGCGCGCAACCGCCATAACACAAGCTGGGCAAAGAATTCCTCTTTGGCCGATTACAAAAAGGCGACCGCGCTTGAGGCGGTTTTGGGATATTTATATTTGACCAAAAACGCCCAAAGACTAAACGATTTGTTGTCAATGATTATACATCGGCGCTAAGGATATAATATATGGATGTAAAAAGCGTAAAACCTAAGGTAACATTATTAAGATATACGCCCGAGCCCGAAAAAACGGTGGCACTTGCGGCTAAGCTTTGTTATTCGGATTTGGACATAGACATGCTAAAAACCGATACGGAAGCAAAAGACGCTTCCAAGTTAATTAACCTGCTTATCAAAATGGGGCATCTATCGCCCATAGAGCACGCTAATTTCACTTTTTCGCTTGAAGGTGTGTCTCGGGCGCTTTTGGCGCAAATCACAAGACACAGGATAGCCAGTTTTTCGGTAAAGTCCCAAAGATATGTGGGGGCGGACAAGACTTTTAATTATATTATCCCGCCGGCTATTGAGGCTTTGGGGCAAGAGGCCATAGACGAATACCATAGCCAAATGGAACAAATACATAATTGGTATATAGGCTGGCAGCAAAAGCTGGGCGAGGGCGAGGCGGGCAACGAAGACTCGAGGTTTGTGTTGCCCAACGCCGCGGAGACCAAATTAATTATGACCATGAACGCGCGGGAGCTTATGCACTTTTTTGCTTTGAGATGCTGCAACCGCGCCCAATGGGAGATAAGGGAAGTTGCGTGGCGCATGCTTGAGGAGGTTTTGAAAGTCGCGCCCAACCTGTTTAAAACTTGCGGACCATCTTGCGTCAGCGGGGCGTGCAAGGAAGGCAAGATGTCGTGCGGCAAGGCAAATGAAGTCCGCTTGCGCCAACAGGCGTTGATTATCCCAAAAGAATAAAGGCAATAATCCATAAAAAAAGGATTTGTAAAATTTGAAAATAACAGGCAGAAACGCGGTAAGCGAAGCGCTTAAATCTAACTTGACAATAGAAAGGTTGGCCGTGGCCAAAGGGCTCAAAGACGCGCAAGCAAATAGGCTTATAAATCTAGCCAAAAGCAAGGGCGTCAAGATTGTCTTTTTGGACAAAGAAGTTCTGGACAAAGAGAGCAAAGGCCAAAGGCATCAGGGCTTTATAGCCGATGTCACGGATTATAAATACAGCGCGGTGGAAGATATACTGCAAAGCGCCCAAGAGCAAAACCAAGACCCTCTTATAATTATTTTGGACGGCGTGGAAGACCCCCATAATTTGGGCAGCGTGTTGAGGGTGGCCGAATGCGCGGGCGCGCATGGGGTGATTATCCCAAGACACCGCGCGGCAAGCGTAAACGAGACCGTAATAAAAGTTTCGGCGGGCGCGGCCTC from Clostridiales bacterium encodes the following:
- a CDS encoding FAD-dependent thymidylate synthase; this translates as MDVKSVKPKVTLLRYTPEPEKTVALAAKLCYSDLDIDMLKTDTEAKDASKLINLLIKMGHLSPIEHANFTFSLEGVSRALLAQITRHRIASFSVKSQRYVGADKTFNYIIPPAIEALGQEAIDEYHSQMEQIHNWYIGWQQKLGEGEAGNEDSRFVLPNAAETKLIMTMNARELMHFFALRCCNRAQWEIREVAWRMLEEVLKVAPNLFKTCGPSCVSGACKEGKMSCGKANEVRLRQQALIIPKE
- the rlmB gene encoding 23S rRNA (guanosine(2251)-2'-O)-methyltransferase RlmB → MKITGRNAVSEALKSNLTIERLAVAKGLKDAQANRLINLAKSKGVKIVFLDKEVLDKESKGQRHQGFIADVTDYKYSAVEDILQSAQEQNQDPLIIILDGVEDPHNLGSVLRVAECAGAHGVIIPRHRAASVNETVIKVSAGAASHVKVAKVANINDTIRRLKEQNIRVLAAETGGQNIYQTDLKGALCIVVGGEDSGVRQLTKKLCDGIITLPMFGQLNSLNASVACGAVIYEAIRQRNFD
- a CDS encoding Mini-ribonuclease 3, translated to MKLDPKSALWTDPLVLAWIGDAYFTLAVREWLVSHSEAGSGALHAKMKSYISAAAQARTWERIYDFLTDEEKDLGRRARNRHNTSWAKNSSLADYKKATALEAVLGYLYLTKNAQRLNDLLSMIIHRR